GTTGGTGAACCTTGACTTGGTTATTCCACACGAGCTATCGACAGACATCATATTATTGTCTCTCCCCTCCGCATTTGACAATTTTGTGGTCAACTTCAATATGAATAAGCTAGAGGCTACCCTTGAAGAGCTAGTCAATATGCTTGCAAATTATGAAGCAAccataaaaaaaggaaaaatctaTTTTCCTTGTGGGTTCATCTTCTGGATCCAAGAAAGGAcccaagaaaaagggaaaaaagcGTTCTACCCCTATGAAGAAGATTAAGCCTAATAAGAAGCCAAGACCCTCAAAGCCTAATCAGTCAAAACATATTTGTTTTCACTGCAATAAGCCTGGACATTGGAGGCGCAATTGTAAGGAGTATCTTGCTCAGAAGCGTTCTAGCAAAGGTATGCTCTATATAGAAGTTAATGTCTCTATTAACTCTAtttcttgggtattagatactagctTTGGTTCTCAACTTTGCAATGATTTGCAGATGATGACAAAAAGTAAAAGACTCGGAGAGGGTGAAACCTTCTTGAGACTTGGGAACGAAGCAAGAGTTGTTGCAAAACCTATAAGAGACATTACTTTGATCTTGAGCAATGATTTTAAGTTGTATTTAAGAGATGTTTTATATGTTCCagacttagttaaaaatattgtttctatttctaTGCTTGATAGATCTGGTTATTCTTGTCTTTTTGCGAAAGGTGTTTGCAATATTTACAAGGATGAATGTTTGATTGGGACTGGTGAATTAGAAAATGATCTCTATAACTTAAAATTGAAAGATATTCTAGTAAACAATATACAAGTGCAATCaataacaaagaaaagaaaagaagatagtACAAATCAAGCACACATATGGCACGCTAGACTAGGTCATATTTCTCAAAGAAGGATGACTAAGTTAGTACGTGCAGGATTATTTGATTCGTTAGACATAAATTCCctaccaacttgtgaatcttgtctgaaaggaaaaatgactaagGCACCTTTTAAAGGTCAAGTGGAACGAGTGCATGATATGTTGGATTTGATATATACTGATGTGTGTGGTCCATTAAGTGTTAGCATGAAACATGGTCATTActatttcattacttttactgatgactATTCACGGTATGGGTACATATATTTGATGAAATATAAAtttgaatcttttgaaaagttcaaagagttTAGAAACGAAGTAGAAAAACAACTAGGAAAAAATATTAAGAAgcttcgatcaaatcgaggtggagaatacttgagTACAGAATTTAAAGACTATCTAAAGGAGAATGGGATTCTCTCACAGTGGACTCCTCCTGCAACAACACAGcttaatggtgtagcagaacgtcGTAATCGAACATTGATGGGCATGGTTTGATCTATGATGGGATTCACTAATTTACCACCATCGTTTTGGGGCTATGCACTCGAAACTGCGGCAATGTTGTTAAATAAAGTCCATACAAAAGTAGTAGAAAAGACACCATATGAAATATGGATGGGAAAACCCCCCAAGTATTCATACTTAAAAATATGGGGgtgtcctgcttatgtgaagcAAGCAGTGAGAGACAAACTGGATAGTAGATCCACTTTGTGTTATTTTGTGGGATATCCAAAGAACTTTTTTGGATATTATTTCTATAATCCCAAGAAAAcagaaatatttatttcaagaaaTGCCACATTCAtagagaaggagtttctatttGATAGAAAAGGCGGGATGATAGAACTCGAAGAGGTTCGAGATGATTCCACAACTGAAATAATAGAGCCCACACCCCAACAACCAGTAGAACAAGTACACACTTTAAGGAGATCAAATAGGGTCTCAAGACTACCTGTGAGGTGTGGTCTACTCCTTGAAGGAAATTAGGATGATCTTAATTATGGATGTGATCCAAGATCCTTTAAGGAGACGATATCTGATATTGACTCGAtgcaatggctagaagccatgaaatCCGAAATGGACTCCATGTACTCAAACCAAGTTTGGTCAATAGTAGATCCACCTGAAGGAATTGTTCCCATAGGATGCAAATGGATTTACAAGAGGAAACTTGGAGTTGATGGAAAGGTGTTAACCTTCAAAGCTAGATTGGTGGCAAAAGGATATAATCAAAGAtaaggaattgactatgatgaaactttttcaccagtcgCAAAGCTTAAGTTCATTCGGATATTGCTTGTCATAGTTGCATggtatgactatgagatatggcagatggatgtgaaGACGTCATTTCTTAATGGTGATATTAAGGAAGAGATTTATATGTCTCAGCCTAAAGGCTTTACATCTGTAGGAAGTGAGCATAAAGTATGCAAACTTCATAGATCAATTTATGGTCTCAAATAAGCGTCGAGAAGTTGGAACCTCAGATTTGATGATACAATTAGacagtttaattttattaaaaatccttAGGAACCatgtgtgtacaagaaggttagtgggagtgcagTGACATTCCTGATACTATGTTGATGACATTCGACTCATTGGGAATGATGTAGGAATGCTTCAGTCAACAAAAGTATGGTTAGCTAGTAGATTCTCCATGAAGGATTTGGGTAAAGCATCTTATGTATTGGGAATACAAATCTGTAGAGATAGATTAAAGAGGATGCTGGGGATGACCCAATGCACATATATAGATACCATACTCAGAAGATTCTCAATGGAAGAATCTAAGAGAGGATACTTACTAATGTGTCATGGTATAACTTTATCCAAGTCTATGTGCCCTAAGACAGACGAAGAGATAGAGATGATGACACGCATTCCCTATGCGTCCGCCATTGGTAGTATCATGTATAGTATGATATCTACAAGACCTGATATAGCATATGCTCTAAGTGTCACGAGCCGATATCAGTCAAACCCCGGTCCATTGCACTGGAAAGCTGTGAaagatattcttaagtacttacgaaggactaagaaTTTGTTCATGACATATGGGGTTGGAGAATTAAAATTGGAAGTCTGCACTGACTCTAGCTTCCAATCAGATGTTGATGATTCAAAATCAACATCTGGATATGTATTCACATTGAATAGTGGGTGATGTCTCTTGGAAGAGttccaaataaaaaataattgcGGATTCCACCACAGAAGAAGAAAACATATACTGAGAAAATTCCACATCATTCGAGAGATTGTGGGAAGAGGTGACATTACTGTTGAGAAAGTTCCCTCTGCAGATAATATTAATGATCCACTTACAAAGCCCTTGCCAAGACCATCTTTTGAAAAACATTGTGAACTAATGGGTTTAAAACTAGTGAGTAGTGGGCATTAGGGCAAGTGGGAGTTTGTTAGAGTAGGTGCCTTGCAAATCCAACTGTTGGCTAGGGCTTTATTGACTCTTGTAAATAAATaacctttattttaatataattcaattcagtttgacattactttatctttatacccatgcgatatgcatagataaagtccttgaatatactatagtgagatgtggtggtacatatgatgatcatcatgaaatacatcaatattACTGTATATTCTAAATTTGTTCCTAGTCAATTAGGTTGCCTAATAAACGAGGATAAAAGGCTTCTTGAGCTAGAGACTAGCATCGTGATGTAGTGTACCATGTTTCATTGGTAAGGACATAGAGATGTTCAAGCATACAGATGGATGATCATATGATGAGTTCATCGAACATCCCTCACACAGACTTTacaagtggttatcatttattGAGTGGATAAGTCTTTGGTTGTGGTTGTACACTAGTAGTCCTTATGACCCGGGACAATACTGAGACTCTATATGATGGGGCTGCACTTTGACTCATTTACCGACTCTATTAGGgtcatcaggtggtgagattGGGTGTAGTAACGAAACATGTAGAAGTCAGTGTATTGTAGTCGGGGATTCACCGCACACCTACAGGTgtggatatcctatgtaatatattGTTTTATAGTGAATGAAGTCTGTGATCAGAGCTGTAAGATGTATTTTAGGAAAGGAGTTTCCTAATTACACATGCGATatcactataagatatatcacatGGTTGTCGAATCAATATACAATCCTCGATGTACCAATGGTTGTCGATTCGACCgggatatatgagatgaagggacTGAACTGTATGTTAACCATAATTGACTAGTTCTTGCAGGCACTATTCAGTGATACCTAGGGAATCATGGGGTGGGGGCTACTAGACACTCTTACCATGATTCGTTGGGTGTTAATCAGAGTTAGTTCTGACATTCTATAATTAAGGAGTTAATCATAGGATGGGGCTATTAAGGGTATGCCCGAATAAAGGATAAGTATAATCttgaatcacaaagagttgtgaaccCATGGCTAGTTGTATCCCTGAACCATTGAGGGTCACACAAGTATTGGTTTCCCTATTTCCCGTTGAGAAAGTCAAATTTATGTAGTTAAATTTGGCGAAtaaagtttgatgtgatcaaacagtgtattggcaaataaagtttgatatgatcaaatgttaGATTGATTTCCAATCAATGAAAACAAGAAGAGTGGAAGAGTTTCacataaagtatataaatttaatttatattattgtaatagCGAGCAAATGTGTTTACCGTGTCAACGATATTGGATCGTTGATATGATTACAATGGACTCACATTATTGGATTCTAGAAAAGTTCTAAAATTCAATAGAACAAGATGGAAAAGATAATGGACTTTGAAATTTCAAGCCCAAGAGGAAATGTAATACATTAATGTTTGCATCATGAGGAAATGCAATACATTAAAAAATTACATCATGAAATGAaacaaaataaaagtaaaatataagGAAAGTGAGATTTAGTTTCAACGtgtaatgaaaaagaaaaaagaaaattttgttttgtttttctttttccttcacCTCTCCTCTCCATGTTGACCATTTTCTCACTTCTCCACTAATCCTCCACTTTCCCACTCACCCATTGATTCCACTAACACATGAATGAACTCtacgttttttttcctttttggagAAGAACGAATAGAGATGAGTCTTATGTGGAGTCCGTGGAGTGTTGTGAATGAAGATGAGAGCTACGGTAAGAGCTTTTTTGGTGTGAGTGAGAATAGGTGATTTTCTTCTGTGAGGTGCTGTGAGTGAAAACTACGGCAGAGGACAGCGAGGTTCTTCTTCTCCTTGAGAGTTTCGGCAGCCCCTTTCAATAGTAGAAGATAgagatcttcttcctctcttccatcGAAAAGTTCGACCTCTTTGTTTGTTACTTTTCTTCGAGAAGTATTGCCGGCGCCCCATCTTCTTAAAGAATTTTGGAAGGCGTAGCTCCTTGTTGAGAGCTATTTGACAACCCCTTGGGAAGAGGTAATTGGGCAGcctcttcctcatcttcgaggaAGACATTTCGATCGTCTCGACGAAAAACGACGCTTGATTTCTAGTGTGATCAAGTATTGGAAAAAGGACTCCGATCGTGGATCGGATTAGACGAAGGAAGTACGAGCTCGTGACAGCAATGAGGAGTCATTTCGCTACAACCGGAATAGTTGGAGTCATCCCCAAACACAGGCTATTTGGAAGGTATGTTTATATTTGTACGTTGGTTCATATGTTTGTTAATGcatgttaatagttttatttatgttatgcttaaatgatctaatatgcttattttagatagtttagcatgtataaataaaatgattaaattagcaTTATATGAATCAATCACATGATAGTGTATCTTTATTATGTTTTTAGGATCTTACTTATATGGTTAGATTGAAATGCATGCTTAGATAAAGATCATGCTTATGTTTGTTTTAAAAACCATATGAACGCTcttttgatttaattgttaaatcacaaataaaatttaaatttccacTGTGCATAGGAGTATAGAAACACGATCACCGGGTTTCGAATTCGGTCCCAACATTCTTTCCCTATTAACTTCCTTCAGTATGACATCTGCCTCTCATCTGACTTCTCTAGCCTTGATTTACTTTCCCAGCTCATCCACCTTTGATGAACTCGACCTGGATGATCTGCACTATAATTACGGAGTCCCTGCCAATATGCATGCAATCATCCCGACTGGAATCCACCGATTTTCATCTCCTCCCACCGGCTATAGTACCTTCTTTAAGGAACAAATTGCTGTCGGCCTTCATTTTCCCATTCACCGCTTATTCTCTGAAGTGTGTCGATATTTTAAAATTCCTCTGGGCCAGCTGACGCCCAATTCCATAAGGTTCCTCTGTGGGTTTGTGATACTCTGTGAAGTCTGTGAGTTATCCTGGTCCGCCCACTTGCTCCACTGTTTCTTTGTCCTTCGTCGGGAGGATGAAGGTTTCTTTTACCTTCACGCCCGCATTCGTACTACTTTCTTCTCCCCTCTTCCGCCCTCAGAAGAGACCTGGAAGAGCAAATTCTTCTTCCTTCAATTTCCACATGAGGTGGAATGACCAATACAATGGCAACCGATGCTTCCCCCGACTCCACCATTAGAAGAGTTCCACCTTGACACTTCCTATATAGAAGCTTCATCTCGGTTGACAGGTTAGCGGATGAACTTGACGAGACTACTATCCGAGGAACTGTTGTCCTATTCCAGACTGAACTGCCTCACCTTTGAAACACCTTACTCTTTAGGCACGTCTTACCTTACTTGATTCCATGCATTTTGTTAGTCATACTATAATTGTCATTCCTACTCTTGCCTATGCAGCCACTGCCCTAACCCATGCCTCCGAAGTCTAGCCCCTTCCtcttgttggtacgggaagcatccgatgatcgaacatttattttgataatgacaaaggaattcaaagttaagtttatttgtgatctaacagtttgattgagagtttcaggaaagtcctagctgcggttaggcacggtggaaaccttagggggtggtaaccctaggtcataggggatggtaatcctatgtggaaagtctttgcaggtcgagggcttcaggcaaaagtcctagggggtggtaaccctaggtggaaagtcctggtgtcgcgaaccaggtgaaagactggataaGCCGGGAAGCGGGTGTCCAGCATAAAGTtcagaagcatcgagtgccgagcaaaagtccagtcgatctggaggatcgagctGGCagtaggtaactctcctgagaggagtaggtgaggacgcgttccccgcagagggaacagtaggcgtcgggtcgacctaggattttcggttggaaatccgaagtcaaacccggacagtccAAAGGCTGTCAGTTTATCTGtctatatattatttattattctctaactctattttgcaggaaactaacatttttgtacagagttagaagtgaccgggatcgatcgaccgaaccttgggatcggtcgaccgaacccccaagccagtAGATCATAtttccagaggttggaccgggatcgaccaggggatcggtcgaccgaaccttgggattgtTCGACCGAACCAAAGTTGAGCGTCGAGTGGATCAAGCTGATTAGACTGAGTCAGAatagcttatcggtcgaccgaacctatttatcggtcgaccgaacctcggatggagtttgaccagatcgaagcggagcgtgCGGATCGAGCGAATCAGATgcagtggagatcatctgatcggtcgaccgaaccggggatcggtcgaccgatccacctcgggttaaacttgatcccgaagcttggggatccGGATCAGACTTTGTAgagctataaaagaaggcctcgggGTGCAACTTCGATATCGATCTTGAATAGAAGAACCTGTGCTCCTGTGTGCTGCCCTGTACTCTTCAACAACGCCCTGCTGCTCCAACGAATTGAAGCTCCAAAagttctttattttcattttcgttggtatagtttcttttattgcacttaattgtaattcaTATTGTAATCCCCtttttcgatattatagttgttgccaaaCGTAAACGCTTAACGAGCgtgtgccttggagtaggagtcgccacaagctccgaaccaagtaaacgactgtgtcttctgtgtttgtttctttttgtttctTATCTTCCGCTATGTTACTCGAGTTTTTCTGATTCCGAAACGCgaaatagccacaagcgctattcaccccccctcctctagcgctttcgatccaacacctcTAAGCAATCGGGAGATAATGCGACGAGGTCGAATCATCTTAGAGAGGAGGTCCCTCCCCCATTCTGCTTCAGCTCAGGTCGGGGTCGCTGTTCGGACCACTTCACGACCCAGCCTTCCTCCGAGAGCTCCATCTACTTCCTGGCCGGCTCGCTCGATTCCTACCCAATCTGTCTCTAGACCTGGTCGCAGGTCAGCAAATGTAGCTCATGCCAGTCCTGCCTTCAGGGAAACCTCTCAGGCGACTCATCATGCACGCTCTGTGACGGACCCCTTGAATCGAGGTACTTCCAGTCGAGGTGCTTCATCTTCCTCTGGGCGTCGGCCCGCTCCCCATCTGAAGGCTCTGACTCAGATAATCAGCCTTTAGTACACAGATCTCGTCGCAAGCCTGCCAATATGACCCCGGCCAAGAGCCCTTCCTCTATTCCTCAGCCTTCACCTTCTGTTGCAACCGCCACTCTAAGACTAGCCGTATCTGATACGCCTACTCCTCCGGCGGTTCCATCAAAACCTTCATAAGGAGAGCTTTCGACCTCCCAGCCACACAGGAGCATCGAGGCTGGCCCCTCAAGTCGCCCTTCACCTGCTGCATCACAACTTGGGCCTTCCTGGGCGCCTCCTTCTGCTCCCTTGGGCTCAGCCGCCGGGACTTCCCAACCTCCTTCCACTACTCCTCTATACTATCGAACAACCACCCCCTCTGAGGCAGCGCTGAGAGACAAACGGGTTGTCCCCACTAGCATCTTATCTATGAAAGGTCGTCTGGCTACACTGTGGTCAGAAAGTATGACTCATATGGAACATTTGTCAGGACCTGCTCAGATGGATAGATTTTCTGAATTGTTTACCAGGGTAAGCTTGGGTTGTTCCCATACTTGCTACTTTCTATTCCTCATTAAATGCTCACTTTCTTGCCTAGGCGCACGCGGAGTCCTTGATGATAAACCAATCTTTCCATACCATTTACCATCAGAATAAGGTGCTAAGGGACAGAGTAGCAGAATTGGAACTCCAACTAAATGATCCAACGACAGCCAACCATGCTTTGCGGGCTGAGATAAAGGATCTGATGAGACAGAATACTCACCACAAGTTGTCCCTAGCGAAAACCCAAGACGAGCTTAAAAGCCTTCAAAGGGAGAAGAACCAAACTGAGGCTTCGTACCAACAACATATAGATCAGCAGGCTTTGGTGTACCAACAAGTCGTGGAACAGTTAAACCAGGAGATACATTCTAAGGAGGTCCTACTGCAGGAACAGAACAAAAGGTTGGAGTCTCAAACAGCGCAACTAGAATCTCAAGCAACAAAACTCTTAGCCGTCAAGGCAGAACTATCTCAGGCCCATGCTGCTACAGCCGGAGTGTCCACAGCTCTAACAGTGTACAGAGAAGGGGAAGACGAATGATGTAGGGAAAGCCGTGAACTATACTTGCGATCTCGGGAGTTCAACATCCAAGTAGGAAATTGCATTTCAACAGTTGTTACTTATAGCGCGGTGGGGGCTCTGAGGCAACTGTATGAGCAAGGGTTCCTGACCTCTGCCCCTCCCGCAGATTTCTTGGACCATCGCCGAATTATCCGAGAGATACCCGACGAGCTCTTTGCCCCTCTTAGATAATCCATACTTGTTGCCTAAGCGAATTGTAACCCAGCCATGTTGTACTGAATGTTTTACTCCTTGAATGGATGTTTGCACTTTAAGTTTTTGGCTTACTGAAATGCCTTAATCTGCTGAAAGAAAGGTTAAGACATGAAAAATATCTGCCCAAGCGTATCTTTCTATTGCCTGGTCGGGTCCCTATCCCCAACCTGACCTGCTATCTCTCCATCAGTCCCCGTCAGTTCAACTATCCCTTAAAACTAAAACTTACAGGAGTAAAGACCTCCTACATCCGATAAGGTctgaggtagttagcactccaaggcctATCTAGTTTTCTGCGCTGATCATCCTGTAGATAATAAGCTCCAGACACCAATTTTTTAATAACTTTGTAAGGTTCAtcccattgtggtgctagctTGGTCATGTCTCCTACGGGCTTCACTTGTTTCCAAACCAAGTCACCTTCCCCAAAGAACCGAGGGATCACTCTTTTATTGTAATTTTGCCCCATCCTCTGTCGGTAGGACTCCAATCTAGCTGTTGTCCGTTCGCGGACTTCACTAATGAGATCTAGCTCAGCCAATCGTCGCTCAGCATTTCCCTCATCATATAGTATCCTCCTAACTGACGACACCTCGACCTCTATAGGTACtactgcttcattgccataaacTAGGTGGAATGGCGTCAATCCTGTGCTTTCTCTGGGTGTTGTACGATAGACCCATAGGTTGCTCGacagctcttccacccaattgcCTCCAACATGGTCCATCTTAACTTTCAAGCCATgcactatttctcgattgaccacCTCGGTCTGACCGTTGCTTTGAGGGTATGCTACTGAAGTGtaggcctgagttatgccgaaccccttaCACCAGGCCTGGATTTTTCGACCTTGAAATTACCTCCCATTGTCAGATACCAATTTGTGTGGTATACCAAATCTGCAAAGAATGTTCTTCCACAAGAACTGAATGACAGCCTCCTCTGTAATCTTGGCCAGGGCCTCGgtctccacccatttggagaaatagtctactatCACTAACAAAAAGCGTTTCTGACCTGGAGCTATAGGAAAGGGCCCTACTATATACATGTCCCATTGATCAAAATGACATAAAACTATGGATGTTTTCAGAAAATCAGTGGGGTGATGCATCAGGTTCTGATATTTCTGACAGGACAAGCAAGTATTTACTAATCGCTGCGCATCCCTTTGCAACGTCGGCCAGAAATAACCAGCCAGTAACACTCGGCGAGCCAATGTCCTGCCTCCAGCATGACTACCACAGCACCCGAGGTGTATTTCGCGCAAGACCTAATATGCATCTTCTATACTTAAAATTTGAGCAATGGTCTGAAAATGCCCTTTTGTATAGCTGATCTCCGATCATAGTGTAAGCATGGGTCTGTCTTCTGACCCGCCGCGCTTCCTCCATGTCAGAGGGTGCAACACCTTGTTGGAGAAAACTAATCATTGGTGCTCGCCAATCAATCGACTCTTCTCTATTGTTCTGCAAATCTATCTGAGCGATGAGGAAGGTCTGGGCTATGGACTTATCTAACACCCAGAGAACTGGTCATTTTAGCTAGCACGTCCGCTCTTTCATTCTTAGCCCTGGGAATCTTGGTTACTGTGACTTCCTTAAACTCCTCCTTCATCTTCTCGTATGCCTCCCGATATACTTGCAACTTATCGTTATTTACTTTAAAATGGTCGGCTACTTGCTAAGTTTCTATTTGGGAATCTGAATAAATTACGATCCGAGTAGCACCCACATGCCAAGTTGCTTGCAGACCTGCCAACAAagcctcatattctgcctcattattagtGGCTCGGAAATTCAATCGAATGGCCAGCTGCAGTATATCCCCCTGAGAAGATATCAAGAGTATTCCCAAGTTGCTCCCTTGCCGAGTGGCCGAcccatctacataaattttccaaatttCTCCCGAGTCAGTCTGATGAATTTCTGTTAAGAAGTATGCCAGTGCCTACGCTTTGATGGGCGTGCGtggctgatattgtatatcatattctcccaGCTCAATTGCCCATTTGATAAATCGGTCTACTATTTCCACGTTAGTGAGGGCTCTGCCCATGGTGTTGTTCGTCAGGACAGTGATAGAATGCGCCAGAAAGTACGTCCTCAAATGCCAAGCCATGAGAACCAGTCTGTAAACCAATTTTTCAGGGTTGTGTACCGAGATTCAGcctcttttaataaatgactgaaGAAATACACCGGCCGCTGTACACTATCTTGCTCCTTAACCAGCACCGCCCCCACGACCTAAGGGGTGGCAGACAAGTAAACCCAAAGTGGCTCTCCTGTGACAGGCTTGAACAACGATGGTAAATCCTCCATATACTTCTTCAATTCTTCAAAAGCTTGTGTGCACTCCTCAGTCCATTGGAATTTAGAGGCTTTCCTGAGTACTTTGAAAAAAGGGACAGTCCGATCAGCAGACCTGGAAATAAACCTTGACAGGGTTGTTATTCTTCCTAACAGCTTCTGTGTTTCCTTTATATTTTGAGGAGCTTGCATATCTCGGAGTGCTTGCACTTTCTCTAGATTAGCTTCTATTCCGCGTTCAGTCACGATATAACCCAAGAATTTCCCTCCCTTAGCTCCAAATAAGCATTTTAATGGGTTTAGCTTCAGCCCATACTGTCGGAGAGTCCCACAGGTTTCATCCACATCGGTTATCAGATTTGATGAAAGGagagacttaatgagaatgtcatcAACAAAAACTTCCACATTGGgcccgatctgctcccgaaagatcttgtccatcatcctCTGATAGGTGGCTCCTGCATTCATGAGTCCAAAGGGCATGATAGTATAACAAAAAGTATCATCTGCCAtaataaagctaaccttttcctggTCCTCCATAGCTAAGGGGATCTGATGATACCCTTGGTAAGCATCCAACATACAAATTCTCTCACATCCAGCAGTTGAATcgaccatctgatcgatccgagaaagaggataacaatctttgGGAGTGGCACGGTTGAGATCTcggaagtctatgcacaccctccacttgttgttgggCTTCTTCACTAAGACCACGTTGGAGAGATaggacgggaattgcacctcccgaacATGACCCGCTTTTCGGAGTTGATCCACCTCAGCTCAGATTATCTTGTTCTGGTCTGCCGAGAAATTCCTCTTCTTTTGCTTAACCGGCCGGGAGTCAGGCAGGAGATGAAACTTGTGCTCTACTACTTCAGGCCTAACTCCTGGCAATTCTTCTAGTGACCAAGTAAAAACATCTTTGTTGCGAACCAGGCATTAGATCAACGTTTCTTTAAGGCCACGGGGCAAATCACTGGCGATGCGAGTTAAGCTTTCTAGTCGGTCGGAATGCAATTGCACCTCTTCCCAAGGGATGAGCTCTCAGCTATAAGTAAGGGCTCTTCCTGAATAGCATGAACCCCACCATCTTGGGTTCTTTAGTTCTTTCGAGCCTCTACTCTAACCATGTCAATATAGCATTTCTGGGAGACCTTATGCTCTCCTTTGACTTCTCCGACCTACTCACCAACAGGGAATTTGAGCTTTTGGTGGAAAGTAGAAACTGCAGCTCTGAACTCATGCAGAGCGGGCCTTCCTAGGATAACATTGTAAGAAGAAGGGGAATCCACCACTATGATGGTGCTCCTCCAAGTGCGCACCAACGGCTTGCTGCCCAGggatatggccagcttgatctgacccatgggcttcACTTCATTACTTGTGAACCCGTACAGAGA
This window of the Zingiber officinale cultivar Zhangliang chromosome 3B, Zo_v1.1, whole genome shotgun sequence genome carries:
- the LOC122054680 gene encoding uncharacterized protein LOC122054680, translating into MDHVGGNWVEELSSNLWVYRTTPRESTGLTPFHLVYGNEAVVPIEVEVSSVRRILYDEGNAERRLAELDLISEVRERTTARLESYRQRMGQNYNKRVIPRFFGEGDLVWKQVKPVGDMTKLAPQWDEPYKVIKKLVSGAYYLQDDQRRKLDRPWSANYLRPYRM